A genomic segment from Janthinobacterium sp. 64 encodes:
- a CDS encoding exodeoxyribonuclease VII small subunit codes for MSKKLTAAAAAPASFEEAMAELAQLVTQMEAGQLPLEASVAAYQRGSELVKYCATQLDSVEAQVKVLEGDMLKPFVDAGEAAL; via the coding sequence ATGTCGAAGAAATTAACTGCCGCTGCCGCAGCGCCGGCCTCGTTTGAAGAGGCGATGGCGGAACTGGCGCAGCTGGTAACGCAAATGGAAGCGGGCCAGTTGCCGCTGGAAGCATCGGTCGCGGCCTACCAGCGCGGCTCGGAACTGGTCAAGTATTGCGCTACCCAGCTCGACAGTGTCGAAGCGCAGGTGAAAGTATTGGAAGGCGATATGCTGAAACCGTTCGTCGATGCCGGCGAGGCCGCACTATGA
- a CDS encoding ABC-F family ATP-binding cassette domain-containing protein, with the protein MTTLISTQALQLDTHDGFLFNELAFTLRQGDHIGLIGHNGCGKSTLLGLLSGTREASSGTIHVARACRLQHVEQHLPAELASLSLYDALLAPVLEQPELHWRVDSLLAELGFDLDTAQVPVHSLSGGQHTRLLLGRALLQEPNVLLLDEPSNHLDLPSLLWLEQFLLAWRGAFILVSHDQRLLDNVATRSWILRDSRLYDFDLPCGPALAALAEADMAAAARHAAEQKEIDRLSASSARLALWGRTYDNEDLARKAKTMQRRIDKLKDEQSFVSDGAPWLLRLRGKALAADQLLALDELDVRAVPTSPVLFHVGQLWLKPGDRIALLGANGSGKSSLLRLCWQAIQAQEERSDLRYHHAANIGYYDQSLKQLADDADLSDALYPFAVQNEAARSQVARKQALIAAGFPYARHGQTVATLSGGERARLLFLGLSLASYHLLLLDEPSNHLDMQGKAELGQALRGFAGGCLLVSHDRDLIETACNRFWVVADGQLEEWPDAASAYARLSAEDGPALIPAPRVEQATAVLADIDVQLERLCELEQLLAEDLARKPRHQKPASQQAWLAELEQLNQALGITS; encoded by the coding sequence ATGACTACCCTTATCTCGACACAAGCTTTACAGCTGGATACCCACGACGGTTTCCTGTTCAACGAACTCGCCTTTACCTTGCGCCAGGGCGACCACATCGGCCTGATCGGCCACAATGGCTGCGGCAAATCCACCTTGCTGGGTCTGCTCAGCGGCACGCGCGAAGCCTCGTCCGGCACCATTCATGTCGCCCGTGCCTGCCGCTTGCAGCACGTGGAGCAGCATTTGCCAGCCGAACTTGCCAGCCTGAGCCTGTACGACGCCTTGCTGGCGCCCGTGCTGGAGCAGCCGGAACTGCATTGGCGGGTCGACAGCCTGCTGGCCGAACTCGGTTTTGACCTGGACACGGCGCAAGTGCCCGTGCACTCGCTGTCCGGCGGCCAGCACACGCGGCTGCTGCTGGGCCGTGCCCTGCTGCAGGAGCCGAACGTGCTGCTGCTCGACGAACCGAGCAATCACCTGGACTTGCCTTCGCTGCTGTGGCTGGAGCAATTCTTGCTGGCCTGGCGCGGCGCCTTCATCCTCGTCTCGCACGACCAGCGCCTGCTCGACAACGTGGCTACGCGCAGCTGGATCTTGCGCGACAGCCGCCTCTACGACTTCGACTTGCCGTGCGGCCCCGCGCTGGCGGCGCTTGCCGAAGCGGATATGGCCGCTGCCGCCCGCCATGCGGCCGAGCAAAAGGAAATCGACCGCCTGTCGGCCAGCAGCGCCCGCCTGGCCCTGTGGGGCCGCACCTATGACAATGAAGACCTGGCGCGCAAGGCCAAGACCATGCAGCGGCGCATCGACAAACTGAAGGATGAACAGTCGTTCGTCAGCGATGGCGCACCCTGGCTTTTGCGCCTGCGCGGCAAGGCGCTGGCGGCCGACCAGTTGCTGGCGCTGGACGAACTCGATGTGCGCGCCGTGCCGACGTCACCCGTGCTGTTCCACGTCGGCCAGCTGTGGCTCAAACCGGGCGACCGCATCGCCTTGCTGGGCGCCAACGGCAGTGGCAAGTCGTCGCTGTTGCGCCTGTGCTGGCAAGCGATCCAGGCGCAGGAGGAACGCAGCGACCTGCGCTACCACCACGCCGCCAACATCGGTTACTACGACCAGTCGCTCAAGCAGCTGGCCGACGATGCGGATTTGTCCGACGCCCTGTACCCGTTTGCCGTGCAAAACGAGGCTGCGCGCAGCCAGGTGGCGCGCAAGCAAGCCTTGATTGCGGCTGGTTTCCCGTATGCGCGCCATGGCCAGACGGTGGCGACCCTGAGCGGCGGCGAGCGGGCGCGGCTGCTATTCCTGGGCTTGTCGCTGGCCAGCTACCACTTGCTGCTGCTGGACGAACCGAGCAACCACCTGGACATGCAGGGCAAGGCGGAACTGGGGCAAGCCTTGCGCGGCTTTGCCGGCGGCTGTTTATTGGTGTCGCACGACCGCGACCTGATCGAGACGGCTTGCAACCGGTTTTGGGTGGTGGCCGATGGCCAGCTGGAAGAGTGGCCCGATGCGGCCAGCGCGTATGCACGGCTGAGCGCCGAGGATGGGCCGGCGTTGATACCTGCGCCAAGAGTGGAGCAGGCGACCGCGGTACTGGCGGACATCGACGTGCAGCTGGAGCGCTTGTGTGAACTGGAGCAATTGCTGGCGGAAGACCTGGCGAGAAAGCCACGCCACCAGAAGCCGGCCAGCCAGCAGGCGTGGCTGGCGGAACTGGAACAGTTGAATCAAGCGCTGGGGATAACGTCGTAG
- a CDS encoding polyprenyl synthetase family protein: protein MMASVSQDGVTFGDWMQATQSGVESRLDQFLPALDAVPHKLHAAMRYALLGGGKRVRPLLVMAAGELFDADQDTLARAACALEMIHVYSLVHDDMPCMDDDALRRGKPTVHIAYDEATALLVGDALQSQAFMLLADGAAIPPARQMAMIKLLAHASGSAGMCGGQAIDLDSVGLALTLPQLEQMHQLKTGALLRAAVILGALAGKDLAPDEMTALNAYARAVGLAFQVVDDVLDATADSATLGKTAGKDAAANKPTYVSILGLEPSRALAEQLRCDAHAALAPFGDKARRLRELADLVVQRKA from the coding sequence ATGATGGCCAGTGTATCGCAAGACGGCGTGACCTTCGGCGACTGGATGCAAGCGACCCAGTCCGGCGTGGAAAGCCGGCTCGACCAGTTTCTGCCTGCACTTGACGCCGTACCGCACAAGCTGCACGCGGCCATGCGCTATGCGCTGCTCGGTGGCGGCAAGCGCGTGCGTCCGCTGCTGGTGATGGCGGCCGGTGAATTGTTTGATGCCGATCAAGATACCCTCGCGCGCGCCGCTTGCGCGCTGGAAATGATTCACGTGTATTCGCTCGTGCATGACGACATGCCGTGCATGGATGATGATGCCTTGCGCCGTGGCAAACCCACCGTGCACATCGCCTACGATGAAGCGACGGCCCTGCTGGTCGGCGACGCGCTGCAATCGCAAGCGTTCATGCTGCTGGCCGACGGCGCGGCGATTCCGCCCGCGCGGCAAATGGCCATGATCAAGCTGCTGGCGCACGCGTCTGGCTCAGCCGGCATGTGCGGCGGCCAGGCGATCGACCTCGACAGCGTCGGCCTGGCCTTGACCTTGCCGCAGCTGGAACAGATGCATCAACTGAAAACGGGCGCCTTGCTGCGCGCGGCCGTGATCCTGGGCGCGCTGGCCGGCAAGGACCTGGCGCCAGACGAGATGACGGCGCTGAACGCGTATGCGCGCGCCGTCGGCCTGGCGTTCCAGGTGGTCGACGACGTGCTCGACGCCACGGCCGATTCGGCCACCCTGGGCAAGACGGCGGGCAAGGATGCGGCGGCCAACAAGCCGACCTACGTATCGATACTGGGGCTGGAACCATCGAGAGCCCTGGCAGAACAATTGCGGTGCGACGCCCATGCGGCGCTGGCGCCATTCGGGGACAAGGCACGCCGTCTGCGCGAGCTGGCAGACCTGGTCGTGCAGCGGAAGGCATAA
- a CDS encoding sulfurtransferase has translation MYTTLIQASELADHLNDSNWVILDCRHDLLKPTAGSDAFAAGHIQNAQFADIDTALSGPKTARGAAFTGRHPLPERNVLLATLRGWGIDDDTQVVAYDGQGGMFAARVWWLLRWVGHPAVAVLDGGLAAWQAQGLPLVTPLAPRPVGTLTEKASLTRTVSVQDVIANLEAQALTVIDARAPDRYRGENETIDPVGGHIPGAKNRFFKDNLQADGRFKSAKELEQEFAGLISTAESTILQCGSGVTACHNLLALEVAGLPGAALYPGSWSEWCADPARPVATGN, from the coding sequence ATGTACACCACCTTGATCCAGGCCAGCGAACTGGCCGACCACCTGAATGACAGCAACTGGGTCATCCTCGATTGCCGCCACGACTTGCTCAAGCCGACGGCCGGCAGCGATGCGTTTGCCGCCGGCCACATCCAGAACGCGCAGTTCGCCGATATCGACACGGCCCTGTCCGGCCCGAAGACGGCGCGCGGTGCGGCATTTACGGGCCGCCACCCCTTGCCCGAGCGCAACGTCCTGCTGGCCACCTTGCGCGGCTGGGGCATCGATGACGACACGCAAGTGGTCGCTTATGACGGCCAGGGCGGCATGTTCGCGGCCCGTGTGTGGTGGTTGCTGCGCTGGGTCGGCCATCCTGCCGTCGCCGTGCTCGACGGAGGTCTGGCCGCCTGGCAGGCGCAAGGCTTGCCGCTGGTCACGCCCCTGGCACCCCGCCCTGTCGGCACCCTGACGGAGAAAGCCAGCCTGACGCGCACGGTCAGCGTGCAGGACGTCATCGCCAACCTGGAAGCCCAGGCCTTGACCGTCATCGACGCGCGCGCGCCCGACCGGTATCGCGGCGAAAACGAAACCATCGACCCCGTGGGCGGCCATATCCCCGGCGCGAAAAACCGTTTCTTCAAGGACAACCTGCAGGCGGATGGCCGCTTCAAATCCGCGAAAGAACTGGAGCAGGAATTCGCGGGCCTGATCAGTACGGCTGAATCTACCATCCTGCAGTGCGGCTCCGGCGTGACGGCTTGCCATAACCTGCTGGCCCTGGAAGTGGCAGGTCTGCCTGGCGCGGCCCTGTATCCGGGCTCGTGGAGCGAATGGTGCGCCGATCCGGCGCGGCCTGTGGCGACGGGAAATTAA
- the dxs gene encoding 1-deoxy-D-xylulose-5-phosphate synthase — protein sequence MKLLETINEPAQVRKLARSQLVPLAQELRSFLLDSVSKTGGHLSSNLGTVELTVALHYVFNTPHDRIVWDVGHQTYSHKILTGRRERMHTLRQKDGISGFPKRDESEYDTFGTAHSSTSISAALGMAQAAKIKGDPLHAIAVIGDGSMTAGMAFEAMNNAGVQEDVNLLVILNDNDMSISPPVGALNRHLARLMSGQFYAAAKNVGKSVLPGPVLELAKRFEEHAKGMVVPATMFEEFGFNYIGPIDGHDLDSLIPTLQNIKQLKGPQFLHVVTKKGQGYKLAEAEPILYHGTPKFNPLEGIKPATAPGKMTYTDVFGNWLCDMAAHDKRLVGITPAMREGSGMVKFEQQFPNRYFDVGIAEQHSVTFGAGLACEGLKPVVAIYSTFLQRAYDQLIHDVALQNLDVTFALDRAGLVGADGATHAGNYDMAFLRCIPNMVIMAASDENECRQMLTTGYHYPGPAAIRYPRGAGAGAAIVPELTSIEIGKGELKRHGKRIAILAFGSMVAHSVAAGEKLDATVANMRFVKPLDVALVKQLAAEHDYLVTVEEGCIMGGAGSAVAEALAAEGIVKPILMLGLPDVFIDHGDPVQLLKSVGLDAAGIAASIEQRFPSAGPRLAMVS from the coding sequence ATGAAACTGTTAGAAACCATCAATGAACCAGCGCAAGTGCGCAAGCTGGCCCGCTCGCAACTGGTGCCGCTGGCGCAGGAATTGCGCAGCTTCCTGCTCGATTCCGTTTCCAAGACGGGCGGCCATTTGTCGTCCAACCTGGGCACGGTCGAGCTGACCGTCGCGCTGCACTATGTGTTCAACACGCCGCACGACCGCATCGTGTGGGACGTGGGCCACCAGACCTATTCGCACAAGATTTTGACGGGCCGGCGCGAGCGCATGCATACCCTGCGCCAGAAGGATGGCATTTCCGGCTTCCCGAAACGCGACGAAAGCGAGTACGACACCTTCGGCACGGCGCACTCGTCGACGTCGATCTCGGCCGCCCTTGGCATGGCGCAGGCGGCCAAGATCAAGGGCGACCCGCTGCACGCGATCGCCGTGATCGGCGACGGTTCGATGACCGCCGGCATGGCCTTCGAGGCGATGAACAATGCGGGCGTGCAGGAAGACGTCAACCTGCTGGTGATTTTGAACGACAACGACATGTCGATCTCGCCGCCCGTGGGCGCGTTGAACCGCCATCTGGCGCGCTTGATGTCGGGCCAGTTCTATGCGGCGGCGAAAAATGTCGGCAAATCCGTCTTGCCCGGCCCCGTGCTGGAACTGGCGAAGCGCTTCGAAGAGCATGCCAAGGGCATGGTCGTGCCCGCCACCATGTTCGAGGAATTCGGTTTTAACTATATCGGCCCCATCGATGGCCACGACCTCGATTCGCTGATCCCGACCTTGCAAAATATCAAGCAATTGAAGGGGCCGCAATTCCTGCACGTGGTCACCAAGAAGGGGCAAGGCTACAAGCTGGCCGAGGCGGAACCGATTTTGTACCACGGCACGCCGAAGTTCAATCCACTGGAAGGCATCAAGCCGGCCACGGCGCCGGGCAAGATGACGTACACGGATGTGTTCGGCAACTGGCTGTGCGACATGGCCGCGCACGACAAGCGCCTGGTGGGCATCACGCCGGCCATGCGCGAAGGCTCGGGCATGGTCAAGTTCGAACAGCAATTCCCGAACCGCTATTTCGACGTCGGCATCGCCGAGCAGCATTCCGTGACCTTCGGCGCGGGCCTGGCCTGTGAAGGCTTGAAACCCGTCGTGGCCATCTATTCCACGTTCCTGCAGCGCGCCTACGATCAATTGATCCACGACGTGGCGTTGCAAAACCTGGACGTGACGTTTGCGCTGGACCGCGCCGGCCTGGTGGGTGCCGATGGCGCCACGCACGCGGGCAACTATGACATGGCGTTCCTGCGCTGCATCCCGAACATGGTCATCATGGCCGCGTCCGACGAAAACGAATGCCGCCAGATGCTCACCACGGGCTACCACTATCCTGGCCCGGCCGCCATCCGCTATCCGCGCGGCGCCGGTGCCGGCGCGGCCATCGTGCCGGAACTCACCAGCATCGAGATCGGCAAGGGCGAGCTCAAGCGCCACGGCAAGCGCATCGCCATCCTGGCCTTCGGTTCCATGGTGGCTCATAGCGTGGCGGCGGGCGAGAAGCTCGACGCGACTGTTGCCAACATGCGCTTCGTCAAGCCGCTCGATGTGGCGCTGGTGAAACAGCTTGCCGCAGAACACGATTACCTGGTGACGGTGGAAGAGGGCTGCATCATGGGCGGCGCCGGTTCGGCCGTGGCCGAAGCGCTGGCAGCGGAAGGGATCGTCAAGCCGATTTTGATGCTGGGCTTGCCGGACGTCTTCATCGACCATGGCGACCCTGTGCAACTGCTGAAAAGCGTGGGCCTCGACGCAGCCGGCATCGCCGCTTCGATCGAGCAGCGTTTCCCGTCCGCAGGGCCGCGCCTGGCGATGGTCAGCTAA
- a CDS encoding aromatic ring-hydroxylating oxygenase subunit alpha, translating to MSDLATHAKLARSNAQLPVHVYFDETLLQREMQQLFQAGPRYVGHELMVPETGDFATLASENEGRMLVRNANGIEVLSNVCRHRQALMFNGRGNANHIVCPLHRWTYDLKGELIGAPHFPETPCLNLSKTPLQSWNGLLFEQNGYNVMEKLKDLSVSKDLDFSGYMFDHVEIHECDYNWKTFIEVYLEDYHVEPFHPGLGSFVSCDDLRWEFGKDYSVQTVGVHRGLQQAGSPAYKKWQEQVLQFRGGEAPPYGAIWLTLYPNIMVEWYPHVLIVSTLWPDGPQKTRNVVEFYYPEEIVLFERDFVDAERAAYMETCVEDDEIALRMDAGRKALMARGENEVGPYQSPMEDGMQHFHEWYRNNIEL from the coding sequence ATGTCCGATCTGGCTACTCACGCCAAGCTGGCGCGCTCAAACGCGCAACTTCCGGTCCACGTCTATTTTGACGAAACGCTGTTGCAGCGTGAAATGCAGCAATTGTTCCAGGCTGGCCCGCGCTATGTCGGGCACGAGCTGATGGTGCCGGAAACCGGCGATTTTGCGACCCTGGCGTCTGAGAACGAAGGGCGCATGCTCGTGCGCAACGCCAATGGCATCGAAGTGCTGTCCAACGTGTGCCGTCACCGGCAGGCGCTGATGTTCAATGGCCGCGGCAATGCGAACCATATCGTCTGCCCGTTGCACCGCTGGACCTACGACCTCAAGGGTGAATTGATCGGCGCGCCGCATTTCCCCGAAACGCCGTGCCTGAACCTGTCGAAAACGCCGCTGCAAAGCTGGAATGGCTTGCTGTTCGAGCAAAATGGCTACAACGTGATGGAAAAATTGAAAGATTTGTCCGTCTCGAAAGACCTCGATTTTTCCGGCTATATGTTCGACCACGTGGAAATCCACGAATGCGACTACAACTGGAAGACCTTCATCGAAGTCTATCTGGAAGACTATCACGTGGAACCGTTCCATCCGGGTCTGGGCAGCTTCGTCAGCTGCGACGATCTGCGCTGGGAATTCGGCAAGGATTACAGCGTGCAAACGGTGGGCGTGCACCGCGGCTTGCAGCAGGCCGGTTCGCCTGCCTATAAAAAATGGCAAGAGCAGGTGCTGCAATTCCGTGGCGGCGAAGCGCCACCGTATGGCGCCATCTGGCTGACCCTGTATCCGAACATCATGGTCGAATGGTATCCACACGTGCTGATCGTCTCGACCCTGTGGCCCGACGGTCCGCAAAAGACGCGCAACGTGGTCGAGTTCTATTATCCAGAGGAAATCGTGCTGTTCGAGCGCGACTTCGTCGACGCGGAACGGGCCGCCTACATGGAAACCTGCGTCGAGGACGATGAAATCGCCCTGCGCATGGATGCGGGCCGCAAGGCCCTGATGGCGCGCGGCGAGAACGAAGTGGGCCCTTACCAGTCGCCGATGGAAGACGGCATGCAGCACTTCCACGAGTGGTACCGCAACAATATCGAACTGTAA
- a CDS encoding DMT family transporter codes for MQSLWMLFASFMFAIMGVCVKLASEMYSTSEIVMYRGIIGMTVMSCTILYQGGSFKTTMPGQHLWRGVVGVIALWLWFYAIAILPLATAMTLNYMAPIWIAVILLAGGWWKATKQVEWPLVAAIAMSFVGVTLLLQPVFETDQAAGAITALISGMLSALAYLQVRKLGLLGEPEYRVVFYFSVVNFLAGVIGHVASAGGGPVVWHAHTSAYGIGLLAAIGLCATMAQMAMTRAYRLGKTLVVANLQYTGIVFSSFWGVVIFGDLFDWHGWAGIGVILASGIAATYYNTRNTARGAAIARTDPIASEV; via the coding sequence ATGCAATCGCTTTGGATGTTATTCGCCAGTTTCATGTTTGCCATCATGGGCGTGTGCGTCAAGCTGGCGTCGGAGATGTATTCGACGTCCGAAATCGTCATGTACCGCGGCATCATCGGCATGACCGTCATGAGCTGCACGATTTTGTACCAGGGCGGCAGCTTTAAAACCACGATGCCGGGCCAGCATCTGTGGCGCGGCGTGGTGGGCGTGATCGCCCTGTGGCTGTGGTTTTATGCGATCGCCATCCTGCCGCTGGCCACGGCCATGACGCTCAATTACATGGCGCCCATCTGGATCGCCGTGATCCTGCTCGCTGGCGGCTGGTGGAAGGCAACAAAACAAGTCGAGTGGCCGCTGGTGGCGGCCATTGCCATGAGCTTTGTCGGCGTGACCCTGCTGCTGCAGCCCGTGTTCGAGACGGACCAGGCGGCCGGCGCCATCACGGCCTTGATTTCCGGCATGCTGTCGGCCCTCGCCTATTTGCAGGTGCGCAAGCTGGGCTTGCTGGGCGAACCCGAATACCGGGTCGTGTTTTATTTCTCGGTCGTCAATTTCCTCGCCGGCGTGATCGGCCACGTGGCCAGCGCCGGCGGCGGCCCCGTCGTCTGGCATGCGCACACAAGCGCCTATGGCATCGGCTTGCTGGCCGCCATCGGCCTGTGCGCCACCATGGCGCAGATGGCCATGACGCGCGCCTATCGCCTGGGCAAGACACTGGTAGTTGCCAATTTGCAATACACGGGCATCGTCTTTTCCAGCTTCTGGGGCGTGGTGATCTTTGGCGACCTGTTCGACTGGCATGGCTGGGCCGGCATCGGCGTCATTCTCGCCTCCGGCATCGCCGCCACCTATTACAATACCCGCAACACGGCCCGTGGCGCGGCGATCGCGCGCACGGATCCCATCGCCAGCGAAGTGTAA